The bacterium region AGCAGACACGCATAGATCAATAGTTCCTGATGGAAATCCTATTGATCAGGAAGATATACGCGGCCCTGCACCCGTGGTTATAGAAAGAGCGCTTGCATTTATAGATCGCAATACACGGCATCCTATGCGGGTTGTCGGCCTGGAACGTGTGCGTATTGATGAATATCCCATCGAGGCCTTAAGAGAGGCTCTTGTTAACGGAGTTGCCCACAGAAATTATGAAGATGCAGGCCGGAAAATAATGGTGGAGGTATTTCCTGATCGTATTGTCATCTCCAGCCCCGGCCTTCCACCAAAACCGCTGACTATTCAGAAATTGCGTTCTGGTAGATACAAACCATGTTCACGCAATCCTATTTTAGCGCAAAGTCTGTCGTATTTTCATCATATCGAGGAACGTGGCAGCGGATTCCGCAGAATGCGCGATCAAATGATAGATCACGGGCTTGAAAATATTTCACTTGGTGAAGATACTGGATATTTTCAGGTGATATTCAAAGGGCCAGGTAGTAATATCTCTAAATTGCGCATTCCGAAAACAGCGGGGAAGAGAACGATCGTTCCATCAGTAGAAGAAAAACTAAACAAAAGGCAAAAACAAATTATAATCCAAGTTCTTAAGAGAGGATATGTTACCAGTGGGTGGTGTAAAAAACGTTTTAATGTCGTTTATGATACGGCACAACGGGATCTTTTAGGGCTGGTAAATCTGGGAATTCTTGAGCAGGTTGGCCGTGGGCGAACAACAAAATATGTCGAAAAAAATAAATAAAAAATATACCGATAATCTACCGATTATTTAGTTTGAATCTACTGATTGAAATATTGTAGTTATGAGTGTGACAATGAATTGCAAGGATTGAGCATTAAGGCATTATGTGCTTGCGCCAAGGCAGAATCGTTAAATAAGCCAGGTTAAACTTAAAGATTTCGCAGTTTTCACAGAAAGCGAAAAATTTTGCTTGTTGCGGAGGCTGAGAAACATAGGTAACACTCGTGGTATGATAGAAGACATCCAAACATTGCGAGCTAGCGAGCAATGTTTGGAGCAAGAATCTATCATATCGGAGGAGTTGCCAAATGAGAAAGACAGCTAGTTTTTACTTCTTTAAGAGAAAGCCTCTACCTAAAATAAATAGATATGAACATTGGCGAGGTACAGCAGAGATTGCAGTGCTTTCTTCAAAGGCGAGACTAAGACTGGAATGGATAATATTCTATTACACTGCAGGAAAGCGCAATGTTAGATTTACCTGTAAGCATTTTGGCATATCAAGAAAGACTTTTTACAAATGGTTTAATAGATTCAGGGATAACGGATACGATGTTAAAGAGTTAGAAAATCAGTCCAGGGCTCCTCATAGAAGAAGGAAGTGGGAAGTGACTTTAGAACAAGAAGCAAAGGTAAAACTGTTAAGAAAGAAGTACATGCATTACGGCAAGATAAAACTCAAGGTTTTATACAAACAAGATTACAAGGAAGACATATCCTGTTGGAAGATAGAAAGAGTGATCAGAAAGCATAAACTGTATCCGGATAAGGTCAAGGCAGAGAAAACAGCTAAGAAGATTGCAAGAGCTAAGCAGCATCCCAAGAAGAGGATAACTCAG contains the following coding sequences:
- a CDS encoding ATP-binding protein, producing MMVCGLIWFDHDTNEHYGTAAGILVLSHDPSRVFPQCRILADTHRSIVPDGNPIDQEDIRGPAPVVIERALAFIDRNTRHPMRVVGLERVRIDEYPIEALREALVNGVAHRNYEDAGRKIMVEVFPDRIVISSPGLPPKPLTIQKLRSGRYKPCSRNPILAQSLSYFHHIEERGSGFRRMRDQMIDHGLENISLGEDTGYFQVIFKGPGSNISKLRIPKTAGKRTIVPSVEEKLNKRQKQIIIQVLKRGYVTSGWCKKRFNVVYDTAQRDLLGLVNLGILEQVGRGRTTKYVEKNK